The Pan troglodytes isolate AG18354 chromosome 1, NHGRI_mPanTro3-v2.0_pri, whole genome shotgun sequence genome includes a region encoding these proteins:
- the TMEM53 gene encoding transmembrane protein 53 isoform X4, protein MVFFSESLGIPSLRVLAQKLLELLFDYEIEKEPLLFHVFSNGGVMLYRYVLELLQTRRFCHLRVVGTIFDSAPGDSNLVGALRALAAILERRAAMLRLLLLVAFALVVVLFHVLLAPITALFHTHFYDRLQDAGSRWPELYLYSRADEVVLARDIERMVEARLARRVLARSVDFVSSAHVSHLRDYPTYYTSLCVDFMRNCVRC, encoded by the coding sequence ATGGTCTTCTTCTCCGAGTCACTGGGTATCCCTTCACTTCGTGTTTTGGCCCAGAAGCTGCTCGAGCTGCTCTTTGATTATGAGATTGAGAAGGAGCCCCTGCTCTTCCATGTCTTCAGCAACGGTGGCGTCATGCTGTACCGCTACGTGCTGGAGCTCCTGCAGACCCGTCGCTTCTGCCACCTGCGTGTGGTGGGCACCATCTTTGACAGCGCTCCTGGTGACAGCAACCTGGTAGGGGCTCTGCGGGCCCTGGCAGCCATCCTGGAGCGCCGGGCCGCCATGCTGCGCCTGTTGCTGCTGGTGGCCTTTGCCCTGGTGGTTGTCCTGTTCCACGTCCTGCTTGCTCCCATCACAGCCCTCTTCCACACCCACTTCTATGACAGGCTACAGGACGCGGGCTCTCGCTGGCCCGAGCTCTACCTCTACTCGAGGGCTGATGAAGTAGTCCTGGCCAGAGACATAGAACGCATGGTAGAGGCACGCCTGGCACGCCGGGTCCTGGCACGTTCTGTGGATTTCGTGTCATCTGCACACGTCAGCCACCTCCGTGACTACCCTACTTACTACACAAGCCTCTGTGTCGACTTCATGCGCAACTGCGTCCGCTGCTGA